Part of the Vespa crabro chromosome 15, iyVesCrab1.2, whole genome shotgun sequence genome is shown below.
tgtacgtatgtaccaaagaagaagaagaagaagaagaagaagaaggaataaaGGCCTCGATAGATGTGCAAGCTATTCGTACGAACGGAAGAAAATAGATGAAGATAGAGAGACGTGATGCATGCTTGCGATTAGGTGAATAGGCAGAGGCCAGTGTAGATAAAGGATTATGAGGTAGATCGGTGAATCGGGTCGAAATAACAAGTGCATTATAGATTATACCACCTAACGTTCTCTACCAACTCCAATGTAATTAAACATACtaattatcatttcttttcttaacgaTTCAAGATTCCTTGGGATATGAAtgaatcaaatataaaaaaaaaaaaaaaaaaataaaacaaaaataaaaaattaaagataaaagattcgaggggggaaaaaagaaaatgggggagaaaaaaaatatatatatatatgtatatgtatgtatatataaaaaaaaaataacgaaatatatttgacgatgttatgataattatcgagattGTTTTTGTACGTTATCTTACTTTGATTCGATTttcttgataataaataataaaaacgatttcttttttccttctaaatgaatatataatatatatatatatatataccttattaaaatttaatatattttctcgatatcattaaaaatttgaaaacgaTTTGACGATTTCACTGTTCACTTTTCATGCACCACCCGTTACAACGTGTAACGCGTCCGATGTTCACAATGTACCGAATGCATGTGGAAACGTATAATTTAGCGAACACACCACTTCTCTCAAGGATTCGACCTATACACTGTGCGAGTTAACTTTGAGAAACACTTGGCAATTCCATCCCCCTCATCCACCCATTCACCAACCCATATCCTTCCTTAATCCCCCTTCTCGTATAAACAATCTCAATCATTTTTCCTTCAATTGATCAATTCGttgtccccttttttttctttaacttaaGAACAGTATTTGTTCATTCGATTCGAATAATTCCACACGTTTATACTTTCAATTCACACTAATAGATCTTAAAGATCACGATCGAATAAGTATCGGTCAGAGTTCGTGGAGAACAGAGCGATCACGGTGTAGCTCGTGCCCCGGCAACATCGGCATCGCCACTATTCTTCGGTTGCACATGTTACTCTCTATTAAGCTGCCTTCACACGGTGGACCGACCTAACAGAAATATACCGCGTtgggaaaagaataataagagattacatttttttttctctttttttttttttttgtttttttaacttGACGATTGGAATTTTTATCctcctttatctctttttttttatttttaaatcatattaaatttcaaatatcacTTTATTATTGGATACGATATCGTATCCATAATTAAATCTGTACTTGAGTTAATGTAGTTCGTCAAAATTTGAAAActtgtatattaaataaagtcgttcaaaaaaaaagagagagagagagagagagagggagagagagagacagacagagagattgGTTCGGTATACAAATCCTCTTTTGGTCAGTTAACTTGTGTAATAAATGTCACATCCGTGAACCGAACATTGACACGAGGACCTTCGCCGCGAAACTACTTAACGCGCTAGAAAGTCTGTAACTAAACAAATATGACTAATCCTCGAGAGTCAACGACACGGTATAACCCTTTGTCGCTTATTCCGTTGAACCCAGCGCTGTTTTCTTTACCCACTTGAAAAGGTCTCTCCTTGTACGTTCCTCAAGTGTTTTAAATACAACAcacattcgatatatatatattatatgtatatcgcaaataataaattattaataatatgttatCTTCACCGTAAGAtgtataatgtttattttaactgattaaaatttattcttaaaatccaaaaaaagaatatctaaAGAGCAAGATTTAATGCGAATCACAATGAGAACAGTAAATTTCTCTCtacaattttcttatcttttacttttttttttttcctttcttttattcttttctttttttttttttttgttattgaacAATTTAACGagtttaaaggaaaaagaaaaaaaaagaaaaaaaaagaataatcattCAAGGATTACCTTTGGATCATCCGATCGACCAATCAAAAGCCGTGTTATATCCTCGGCTATCTTTCCATCAATTCACATGAATATTGTGATCCTAGTTAAAAGATATCAAGGATATTTCAATGTCTTCCATCGATCGGAACCATATACGATTCGACGAGATTATTGGCGgaaagaaggaatgaaagacataaaaaaataaaataaggaaaaagatgtcgagaaagaaagtgacaagaagaaaaatataaccgAACCGAAAAACCCGAAAAGATTTACTCGTGTGTCTTCGGTGTCTTAGAAGAAGAGTACTTAGTTCGCGTAGTTGAGTGCGGGCGTAATAAGACTGCCTGCTGACGGCGGTAGCGCAGTTCGTGCCCGCGAGCTGCGGCAGCAAGCAAGAGGGAAGCCCCTCTCtatcccttcctctctttctttctttctttctttctttctttctttctttctcactcactctcctTGCCACGGCACACTCTTCTGCCGACTCCTTTGgtgccagccagccagccagccagccagccagccagccagccagtcagccagccagccagccagccagccagccagccagccagctatccagccagccagccagccaccAAGCCAGTCAgtcagccagccagccagccagccagccagccagtcAGCCAGCCAGACCAGGAGGCCTATACACAGGTTGCGCCTTTACAGAACCAGAGCCTGCAGAGCCAGCTTGTCGAGACGCACGGTTGAATCCAAACGTTCTCCCTTTACTCTCTTACCTACCTTCGAACGAATCACGCGAAGCCCTCGAGCGGGAAGACGCCTGAGGGGACCTACGTCAGGCCCCTCGACTACCTTCTTATCCCCACTCCTTATTAACTTCTGATGTCTCGTACGGTTGATAAAGTAGGTTTCCTCATTACTAtcttagtatatatatatatatatatatatatatatatatatatatatatatttggatgatcttcttttattgaacttttatatacgtatgtcaGTCAATTGTCCGAAAATGGTGGACCAGTTTTTTGaagtttttttaataaatccgGTTTGGTAAAAAGAGCTTTCTTGATGGATTCGATTAGAACTTCTTCCTGATTGTAAGGTGAAAATGGTATACCTtctaaattgtaaatatatacagcACCTTGAACGTCCGCCGTTACCATCTGTTTCCCATTATCAGTGAATGCGACTTTCACCAATCTTGCTTCGTTTGGAGAACGTGTTACAGATAGTGGGGCATAAGTTCTTCTTTTGATATTCCATATACAAATCTCATTGTTAACGATGCTGGCGATGATGGTCGAATATGTAGGACACCAGGTTGCGTATGGTACACATGCCAATGTTGTTGAAAGAGTGATTAAAGGTTCAGTTAGCCCTTCTATCCAAATTCTAGTACACCAATCAGCTCCACAAGTCAAAAAGAGTTTAGAACAGAAACGAGAAAACTCCATTCTGTATATCGGTCCGTCGTGAGCCAAAAAACTGTCTATGTGatgatacaaataatttttggaACATCGATATATCGCTCCCTCGTCCGAGCCCACGAAATAAATGGAACTTAAAGTTGGATGTTGACAAAGAACAAGAGCTCCTGTGCTttgattcattaaaatatcatatgaGATACATCGGTCTGATCTATCGACTcctaatattttatcttctatctTAGAAATCTTCATCATCTCGGTCATTATGAAATCCTCGTCCAATGGGTAACGATAAACACGTCCATTTTGATTActtgtataaattaattcctaaatcgagaaagaagtattaatcgttatttaataatattattattatttatatcgttgcatacatatattgaaattattaatacctGAAAATCAAAATGTTCGTCGCTCTTCCACCATTGTACTTGCCAATGTGGTTCGTATATGACTGATGTATCCCTCTTGCTTTGTCTTATTATGTTAAGAGAAGTGCTGCTAACGTCAATGACTTTTATCGAACCATTGTAGAAACCAATTGCAAGTAAATTTGGCCGATCGTGACTCCAATCTATGCTGGAAATCTGACTatcaaaaatatgtatttgtcCTGGTTCTTTCGGATTCTTTGCACACCACAGTAATAAGAGGccatcttttttatcatctgTTGGCTGCAAAGTCACAAAATGatcatataaatgatataaaattgttaaaatactTTAAAATGCATTATTAATCCAAACGAACTTTTGAACCATACGAGACAGCAATAATGTTTCtgttaaaataattccaaCAAAATGAAGAAACTGGTCGGTCTTTACTGATATCGCAGGTATAAGTCCATAATAGATCAAGATCGTACGTAAATTCTAAATCGAGACTACATGGATCCCGTTGAACGATCCCAGTGAAACGTTTTTGAACATCAAGATAAATATTGTTAGATAATATGCCTTCCATAATACGTGCGGCTTTCAGAAACCtagtattatatactatatgataTAATTGGTCAGAGAAATGTTTCACTTGATGATCTGTGTTATACtgcgataatttatttttcatttcctatataataaatactatgtattatataaatactatgtagaaaaataaatgaatgataaaTCAATAGCAAAAGGATATCAATGATCTGACTTGTTTTTCCAACATCCGTAGATAACTATCCCTTGTACGAACAACCAAAAATCCATTTTTCTCTGTCATTAATTCTGGTTCCTTATAAGTGTCATATATAACCCAATTATTAACGAACATTCCTTCATTTTGTCGCGCCCTTCCTCCTAGATAAGTACCACGTGATTTCGTAATAACATCTATCGTTTGAGTTTCAGCATCAATCACTTTTCTTGCTATTCCAGGTCCTGCTACTATATCTTTGTATCTCTCATTGCTCTCTTGAACTGCTTGTCCTTCTGGTGTTCGAAGATCACTCGTCAAGGGAAGCATCTCGAAGAAGATAAtcgtttctgtttctttcaatataatcgttattgtttctGGTCGAGCATGAAACTCTTCTGGATCATCgcttaataataacaattgaagGAAACAATATCATtgaatcaatttttcttatttatttatttatttatttatttatttatttattacgactACCTGATTATATAGAATTGAACTggtgctttttcttttatatcctcCATTACACCCATTACCTCGGTAGACAAAAGACTCTCTATTTGCGTATCATTAGTAACATAGGTTGATCGAGATATTAAAGAAGAACTGGATTTAAGGCAATTGTGTgaggaagataaaaaggacGATGGACCGTTGCCTTCTGATTGCGAAATGGCAATCTGTTCGAAAGCGGTCATATGGCGATCATCGATTTGATTGAACGTAGGGTGTGTCAGAAATTTCGGTGTCACGTCGATGCCGTCTTCGTAAATACGAAGTGCCATACGTTCTTGCAATAACGGCGATGCTATAACTTTAGCATATTTCCGACTTTTCGAGGCAACTTGCAATCTCAATTTCGACGAAGTTATACTCTGTGGCCTAGATCTCTGAGAGTTATCCGTGTCACttgctttcattttttatatttaattaatcgttaaacCCGTTAATACATTTCACTTAATCTAAACAATATTTCTTAACATGTCGATTAAtgtaagatataaaattaatcttttcattgtaaaaattattttacttatctcGTACAACACCTTCTCGCAAACAATGCtatcattttattacaatGTATGGATTCCATGGAGACGTGAGAATCGATTAGCCTGATATTATCTTCCATTAGATTAGtctttgaagaaagaaaagaaaagcaagcaaaaaaaaaacaaaggactAAATCTATCTGTCTATGTAGAAAATCTAATGTCGTTTAGAAAAACAAGATAATGTTCCATAAATAAAGATTCAAGTTTATATCGAAACAACaggcaatattaatagtttaaaaatttcaatcatCGTTAATCGACAAATAATCATTTGAAAAGGTCCCGCCAAGCGCCATCTGCAAAACAGAACTGCCCTCTGACGCGAAGAGCTACAATTATTCGATATACGTGATCAAACGAGTGTCCCTAAATCGACATAAGAACAACACGAATATATTTGCGTATTAGTGTCACGTTGATCGAGTTAAATAGaagtaaaaatatacgtatattattattattattattatcattattattattattaatattatcattatcattatcattatcattagtactattattattattatatagtattaagaaattttttaattatataatcatcAAAGACGACGATAATTTGACAAAAAGCGTACAAGGATATCCGATTGAATTTTGTCGACTTCAAGGACATctcgttaaaatattcaatctaAACGTAGTACTCGTTGGACAAACGTCCCTTACGTATTTGCCCACGAACATCcgttttacattttacatttagaaaaataatccaCTGTTGAAGCTTGCGCAATTATTACGTTAAAAGAAACGTGTGATTCGTCaaaacagacagatagatagtgaataagagagagagagagagagagagagagaaaaagagagagagaacgctacgttttttctctctctcctttttcttttttttttctttttttataagaagaaACGCCAGTGGGAGAAAATAAATGGCCGAAGGAGTCGTCTTTCAGTCGTTGGATCGAAGAAGTAAGTGGCCGCGACACGAAATAATCctttaacgttataattatttttttttcttacttcttaatgttctttttttttcttttctttcttttttgtatattttttttcatgttgGCAGCTGTCAtctaagtacatacatatacacacacacacacacacacacacatatatatacatttctttcgattcttCGTCCTTAATCAATTTTTCGTGAATATCGACGAagcttgattttatttttctttttttttttttttccttttcgagtTCAATCTCGAAGACATTTTGCTATTATATACCAATTtagaaattcttctttttctcttattcgtgTCGTAGTTATAAcagttgtcgttgtcgtcgttatcgtcgttatcgtcatcgtaAAGTTGTCGTCATTAGTAGTCGCAcagtcatcgtcgtcgtagtcgtcgttaaatttttttatgaaaattttcgaagagattatttttctttttttctttttttggaattATTACTCATTATGATGGCCTATCTATCGTATTGTTCTTCTTGTGACATACCTAGAACACATGACTTTCGATTGACCATCTCGAAAACAGATTGATACGtccatacatatgtatgtcgGATAGTCCGTTGTGTGAATGACTCACAATTAAATAGATACGAACGATTGTGTTGTGTGATCAAGACCACGTATGTTCTATACGTAATAAACTCCGTTACTATATAAAGCAAtgatttaaaaacattttgcaatttttttttttcccacctacgtgtcattatatatatatatatatatatttttcctttcttttcttttctcttctcttctttttcttctttctttcattcgatttatttcgaatattttcgttCTCTCATTCGCGATAATGTTTCGTGAAATATtgctgataaaaaaaatatatatatatatatatatatatatgtatgtatatatatatatataaatttgattccTTTAATATCATTCGTCGGTTCATCATCCAGTTGTTTGTCAAGTTTGttgatagatatttttaatcagtATACAGAGTTCTAGTATCATTTCTAAAATCACGATAAAGAGCTAATTGATACACAATGATATAGAATTAATCTCTACGTGTTATAAgagttattgtttattattattattttgttatttaagaTGAATTTTTAAGAACATAACGATCATAcgatttttgtaattttatcagtcaatacttttattctttcagaTAATTAGAACTGGATGAGTACAATGAAAGAACAAGCTGGGCCTTCCAGGCCTTCCGGGTCTGCtacggaagaaaaagaaaaggatgataGAATGTTTGAATGTAATATTTGTCTCGATACAGCCAAGGATGCAGTTGTTAGCATGTGTGGACATTTATTTTGGTatgtcatttattataattttcttatagaatgttaatattcaaatttgtaataatcgaACATAACAcacatttgtatttatttataatttatatttgtattattgaaaatatttatttattattgtattatatatagttgGCCTTGTTTACATCAGTGGCTAGAAACGCGTCCAACACGACAAGTATGTCCAGTTTGCAAAGCTGCTATTAGCAAAGAGAAAGTCATTCCATTGTATGGACGTGGAGCAACAAAACATGAAGATCCAAGGTTTGTCgttaatctaattaattataatatttgttcaatcttgaataaataaaacaaattaaataaattattattacagaaatAATGTTCCACCTCGTCCGGCTGGACAAAGATCGGAACCCGAAACCAATTTAGGATTTTCTGGATTTGGATTTGGTGATGGTTCATATATGTCTTTTGGCATTGGAACATTTCCATTTGCATTTTTCACATCAACATTTAATTTTGGAGAGACCCGACCAAGTGCTGGTATAATTGAGATTTCTTTgcctttatataataatagtatacatataattgtatgaatttacaattaatattattttttcttttttctttttccggttttttctttttttcttttttttttcttttttttcttttttaatagctCCACGAGGCACTCCACAATATGAAGAAGAGCATTTCTTATCTAAGATATTTCTATGGTTATCAATGATATTCATTTGCTGGCTGTTAATGGCATAACACTTTTTTAAGTCCCGTTGTATGTctcgtaatttttaatattattcggtCAGTCCATTATACGTGTGCTCATACATAATTTTCCCctatttgtaataatctttgttaatCGTATTATAACTATACCCCTGcttggataaataaatatataaatagctactttattatcttttcatttttttttgtttctttcttttttttttttttttttttgtttttatacttGATGACACACGTTgctcaaaatttttttttttttttttcaaattatccaAGCTTGACTCTACTATTTTGTCtactattttaattgttttgaaagtttattatatacatgtgtatatgtaattattactaatttgcaaaatattatttgacgTTATCTATTATAGAAAGTATTCTGAGTGTGCTTTTGGCATCGACATGTGGTATATGCGCGtttaacattaaataaattctgTTGCATTAAATGCAACATAGACAAAAGTACTATCATAGTAGTACATTCCGAGTACATgcctttcttatcttttttttttttttttagaataagAATCTGATAAAAACGACATAGCTTTCATGAATAACAGccagtcttattattatattggattgcatatgtatataatctataaaatcaaaattatattaaagttaattcaatattatcaatatgtaagaatattaatattaatacacagttatatgacatatataatattgtaatatattatggatataaacagaaaattgaagtgtaaaaaattatttttgagtATTATTTCCTTCAATACCATTtatccattttttatttctatccaatgacgattttatttgtttacaattaaaattgtaaaagtattatctaaaaaatctcacttttttaaa
Proteins encoded:
- the LOC124429350 gene encoding E3 ubiquitin-protein ligase RNF185-like; protein product: MSTMKEQAGPSRPSGSATEEKEKDDRMFECNICLDTAKDAVVSMCGHLFCWPCLHQWLETRPTRQVCPVCKAAISKEKVIPLYGRGATKHEDPRNNVPPRPAGQRSEPETNLGFSGFGFGDGSYMSFGIGTFPFAFFTSTFNFGETRPSAAPRGTPQYEEEHFLSKIFLWLSMIFICWLLMA
- the LOC124429346 gene encoding dynein axonemal intermediate chain 4-like, which gives rise to MKASDTDNSQRSRPQSITSSKLRLQVASKSRKYAKVIASPLLQERMALRIYEDGIDVTPKFLTHPTFNQIDDRHMTAFEQIAISQSEGNGPSSFLSSSHNCLKSSSSLISRSTYVTNDTQIESLLSTEVMGVMEDIKEKAPVQFYIISDDPEEFHARPETITIILKETETIIFFEMLPLTSDLRTPEGQAVQESNERYKDIVAGPGIARKVIDAETQTIDVITKSRGTYLGGRARQNEGMFVNNWVIYDTYKEPELMTEKNGFLVVRTRDSYLRMLEKQEMKNKLSQYNTDHQVKHFSDQLYHIVYNTRFLKAARIMEGILSNNIYLDVQKRFTGIVQRDPCSLDLEFTYDLDLLWTYTCDISKDRPVSSFCWNYFNRNIIAVSYGSKPTDDKKDGLLLLWCAKNPKEPGQIHIFDSQISSIDWSHDRPNLLAIGFYNGSIKVIDVSSTSLNIIRQSKRDTSVIYEPHWQVQWWKSDEHFDFQELIYTSNQNGRVYRYPLDEDFIMTEMMKISKIEDKILGVDRSDRCISYDILMNQSTGALVLCQHPTLSSIYFVGSDEGAIYRCSKNYLYHHIDSFLAHDGPIYRMEFSRFCSKLFLTCGADWCTRIWIEGLTEPLITLSTTLACVPYATWCPTYSTIIASIVNNEICIWNIKRRTYAPLSVTRSPNEARLVKVAFTDNGKQMVTADVQGAVYIYNLEGIPFSPYNQEEVLIESIKKALFTKPDLLKKLQKTGPPFSDN